ttttcagagaaatcattgagaaaatctgcagcatcaatattgttcatttctatcccaccaacatattgatcatttccagagaaatcattcataaaatcagcagcatcaaaatgagttgaatcactcaaacggtcacttcgctcagtgaagttggtctctttttctttcccctttatcgattctttatagagcttgcaaaggtgctcaggggctcgacaaatacgagaccaatgtcctggagtgccgcatctgaaacaagaactttcaaatcttttcgagtgattttcattaacactcatgttctcatgatgccttttctgtgggtggttcgtgacgcccttttgagatgagttataaaaataactatctctattgttttcaaaaccacggcctcgaccacgaccacgaccaattccacgtccacgtccacgaccacgacctcgacctcgacctcgaccaaaaccttgtctttgaatttgattttggtttccaggtttaaattcatttttacttacagcatttacttctggaaatgctgatgatccagtgggtcgggactgatgatttctcattagtagctcgttgtttttttccgccacaagaagacaggcgatgagctcagaatatctcgcaaatccacgcactctatattgttgctgtaaagttatatttgatgcgtgaaacgtggaaaatgttttttcaagcatttccgattctgtgacctcatgtccacaaaattttagctgcgagattattcgatacatcgctgaattgtaatcactgactttcttaaaatcttggaatcttaacatattccattcatcacgggcggtcggaagtataacttcccttatatgttcaaatctttctttcaatcctttccacagagccatgagatctttttcgatgagatattcacattttaaaccttcatcgagatgtcgacgcaaaaatattatagcttttgctttttcttgtgatgaagatataccattttctttaatggtctcgcttagacccaatgactcaagatgcatttctacatcgagagtccatggcatataatttttccccgtaatgtcgagtgcaacaaattcgagctttgtcaagtttgacatggtggtactaaaaaaaattatgatgcattttattagttaatgaatattgcaatacaaagtaatggataaacaacaaatacaagcattcgtaaaaataaagaaaacacatgaggaggatattctccgataagtacaagattcgtgagtattataaccaaaataattaaaaataactttgtgaaagccatcttcttttttcttcaaaaatttgatgaagaataattttagagaagaagagaaagttggagtgattgaatgtgtttgtgagatcatatttatagggcaaaaactagccgttttgttaccgtttatgaccgttggtgtacaagaaaataaatgtatgtatttgtataattttatggtaataatatggtgtatataatattagtaatgttttaaataattatgtatatcatatcacaatattataatgaggtgtcataagatattttgtttaaaaaccttataggcttttatacttgtcgtatcccttaccgggagtgtgggatgtcgtcttaacatcctcccaggatttataacaagttttttgaaaaatttatttttattatttataataacattatattatatagtaaatatataaacaataaataaataaacaataaaataaatattattacttttgttacatttttcttctgttttggagcttgaaaaaatatggaggacttttagagcttcgtgctgataacgtgttgtgaaaaagtaaaaatttacggtaaaaagtaaaaatctcaaactctcaaaattatcacactacacactttataatatttttctctcaattcaattgtgatttttttcacaaatgagagatctatttatagaaattttttacaaataatccaaaaataaattacatcattaccttcatcatcacacacaaatttcaatattcaacacctaattttacctaattttcaacattcaaatattcaacgttcaatattcaatatattaattttcaacagatcaattatatatttaagaatATAATCTCATCGACTGTATTTCAAATACCCTATGTTATTATCAGTCCGCTAAATTATGTGAGCAACCAAACGCGGCATTAAGATACTGTGTAATGTTCAAATAAACTGAGTCGGACGTCGAACCCCAAACCAAACCCTTTCACATACCATACCGCAGGCCCTGGCACTCCCTCTCGATTCCAGGAAACCCGAAGAGCGcaaaaaattccaaactttCAACTCTGGGAGCCCTGAAATTCTGCGAAAAGATGTCACCGCCGATCACAACAGCTCAACCCGCCTTTGAAATGCCCAAAACAAACTGCAAAACGAATCGGGATTCGATGTCTTGGGGACCTTTCGATTTTACTTCCATTCCAAGCCACACTGCTGGATTCGATTGCTCGAAAACGGGCTCCGAAATTGCTAATATTTCAGGTAGAATAAAACCAAGGCCGAAAAGGATGAGCAGAGAACAAATGGGAGCTTCTCGCAGTGTTCTAAATTCTGCGAAGATTGATTTGGGGTTAAATGGTTTTGATAGGAAACTTAAAGCTGATGGTGAGTTGTGGAATGTGTTCGAGGGTTGTCGTGAAAAGTTGGCATCAACTGAGACTGAAAGGAATGCAGACATAAATCGAAAATTGAAACAGTTCGAGAGTTCGGGGAATCAGACTTCTTATTTTAGTTCTAGTTTGATCAGTTCAACATCTAATTCACACTCAAAAGATGGAGACTTTCGTTTTGCCTCTGACAGAAGTAGTTCAAATTTGGAAGCTAGCTTGAAAAATGGTACTTTTGTTTTCTGTGCAAGGAAGGCTGGCTGCGCTACGGTGAAAGTAGATGAGTCCCCTAAAGTTGATGGTTTTGGTTCTGATAAGTATGATCCCACTTCATGTGTGAAGTTAGACCAACACTGTGTAGAGAAAAATGGATCGCAACAGAGTGGTGATGAGTTTGGAAAAGATAAAAGTGCAAATTTTGTGTTTGGTGCTTGTGGGAATGGATCTGTGAAgtgtaattttggttcccaaagTCAAAACCCTGGCAAACTATTGAACAATGATGCAATCGATAAAGAAGTTGGAAATGTAGTACCTGATGTGATGGCTGAATTTGAATTGGGCTCTTATGGAGATTCCGAGAAGGTTTCCCCACCTCATGTCAGATTATCTTCCAAATCTGTTGATAGTATTGGAAAagataatataaattatatgtttgGTTCATATAGTGATTCCAAAATAAGTATAGATCTCGAGAAAAATCCCACTTGTAATAATGGTCGTTCATCTGATGTTAAAGATGGGGGCATAGAGAATACAGTATTTGATACCAAATTTCAGAATGGTTGTCTCAATGGTGTTTTTACCTTTGGAGGCTTGAGAGGCAGGGAGTTTTTCAGCAGTGATGGAACCACTAAGCTTGTTCACGAGATGAATCAATTGAACAAGGAAAAAGCTGAAGAGAGCAAACGTTTTGTGGAGCATGACTTCAAAATTGGCTCGTGCAGAAATGGAGAATCTACTAGTGATTGTAATACAGAAGGTGCTTTCGTGGAAGGCCACATTTTTAATTTAACCAATGAGATGAAGCGGATGAACGTTAGTTATGGAGCAGGCAATGACAAGACAGCAAAATTCACTAGCAACATGTGTGCCAACGTAAATAATGTGTTTGTGTTTGGAAGAAGTTCGATTAATGAAAATCATCTGAAAATTTTGAGTGAGAAGATTCCAGATAAGAGTCCGTTGTCTCATGATAATCCTCAGTTAAATAAGACTTCATCTTTTTTTTCATCTGTTGAAATTGAAAGTTGTCATAGTCGCGAATTTTTTCATGTCCCGACTATGAATAAAGATGAGAATGATGGGATAAACATTACCAGCAAGCTAGCTGGATTAGATTCATCTGATATGGATTTGAAGTTCTCCTTTTCAAGTGTTGATCACGTGGCCAGTAACTCAAATAGGAAACAtacaaaaagaagaaaagggaAGAAGGCCAATGGAAAGTTAAGAGAACGAACTGTGATGCAACAGTTGTCTGGTCAGAATCATGAGGATAAAGTTGACCTTTCCCAGCAAAATCATGAATCTCCCAGGTGTGGTTCCCCAATGGATTTTTCTCCTTATCAAAATAGTGATTGCAGCAAAGCACCACCTGCAGCTATGGATTCAGGAGTAAAAGGAGAACATGCTGGGTTTAAAAAAGATTTTGTGGAGGATAATGAAAAGTCTCATGATGATGAGAGCAATACAAATTTATCTACTTCATTACCTGCACAAGATGGCTTAACAGCAATAAAACATCAATACGAGAAAAAGTATAAATCAAAAGTCGGTTCAAATCACACAGTCCAAGGCGATAATTTTGACAAAGAAAATTCTAGGCCAGGCTCTGAAGGTACTGCGACTCATGACACTTGTGAGCATTGGAGAATAAGGTAAAGTTTAGGCGTGGTCATATTCCCCTTACTTTGTGATAATATTGTCATGCTTATTTTTTTACTCTTGTCATTTTAATTCTACGATAAATGCTTCCTCTGCCTGTTAACTTTGGATGCAATTTTGTATTGATAATTATAGTGTACAATCATTTATACTCAAGCAAATTGTTATAATCTCACCCAGGGGCAACGAGGCATACCAAGCTGGGAAATTTTCTAAAGCTGAGGAGTTATACACGATGGGTATAAATTCTACCCCACGTACCAATAACCTTGAATGTTCCATGAAACCACTACTGCTCTGCTATAGCAACCGTGCTGCCACAAGAATGACTCTAGGGAGGATGCGAGAAGCCATAAGTGATTGTACACTGGCTGCAGCCTCAGACTCAAACTTTTTCAAGGTTATCTTAAGGGCTGGGACGTAAGTACCTTTCCTTTTAgtctttctttcttgttttcagTCTCGAGTCTTTTCATCAATGATGCTAAactatttttttctattttatttgtgTAACTGTTGACTAGACctagtaattaattatatttttttattgtaaattgtAGTTGTCATTTGGTATTGGGTgaagttgaagacgcaattaaATGTTACAATAAATGCTTGGAATCAGTGACTAATGTGTGCTTAGACAGGAGAGTTACAATTGAAGCTGCTGATCGCCTACAAAGGGCAAAGGTGGGACATTATTGTTATTCGGTATTATGTTTACCTTGAAAGTTTACTGATGATGCGATTGAGCATAATATTCAAGGTATCTATGCTTTGTTTTATCTAAGAATTTTTTGGAGTAAAGGAAGCAGTGTAATAGCAGACACATCTTTTTTCTGCATGTGTTTGGCTGGGAATTATGGATATTTATCGAGTTTTTCATCCTGATCCTTACTACTATGGGTTTTAGAATTAAATAACAACCAATTCAGAAGGATAAATAGATCCCTTGGTATCTCGAATATGAGATCACTTTGCAAAAGCCACATTGTTATAGCACTTTTATTGCCATGaaataaaattgttcaaaagTTCAAATTTCAAAGGAGTGACGCCATGCTTGTTGCTCATTAGGACTTTGCATCTTGGATGCAATGATCATGGGATTAATTCATTTAGAGGCGAATTGAGAACCAGAAATTATCATTTTTGCTGAAGGAGAAATTGATTTCAATTGAGGAATGGGAATCTGGGTTATGAGATTTTTAAATCAAGTACTTTTTTGTTGGTTCCTTTGAATATTACAAACAGAGAGCTAATATCAGCCTTCTAAAAGTCGTGTACTTCCCCTTTATCAACATTTCATTGGCTGAAAAGCTTTCTTTCCATGCAAATatcttacacacacacacacactatacTAATTTCCAACTTCTTCGACCGCTAGTAGTGGCAATACCGTACTTGTTACATCATTGATGACCAAAACAATAGGGAAAGAATGAAGGAGAATGCATCCAGAATACAGTTTTGGCCATTTTTTACTCACACCCCtaactcctttttttttttttttttttttttttttttttttttttttttttttttttttttttttttggggggggggTGGTTGTGGGGTTGTTGGGTTGTTTCGGTTCTGTGTTTGGTTTGTATTTGGCattttaaaagagaaaaaaatgggCGTTTCCTGAATCATttttgaatgacaaaatttgTGTTTGGCAGAGAGTCTCCAACCTTATGCATGAGTCTGACAAACTCTTGAAAGAAAGGTCCCATGATGCTGTAAATAGTGCTCTGGAGAGCATTGCAGAGGCCTTGTCGATAAGCATGTACTCAGATAAATTACTTGAGATGAAAGGAAGGGCTCTGTGCTTTGTATGTACCAATTCAATATCTCGGAATTTTGGCATTTTTGCTTGTTGAATCACAACCTGAGTTCAAACTTATGAGTAATCTTTAATTTTCATCATAATTGTAACAGTTGCGGATGTATCATGAATTGATTAAACTGTGTGAGCAAACTCTTGACATTGCTGAAAAGAACTTCACATCTGATCATCTGGATGATCGAAGCTGCAAAAGTTCTTATGCAAGGTTGTGGAGGTGGTATCTACAGGCCAAGTCCCACTATCATCTGGGAAGGCTTGACGTGGCTCTTGATTTGATGGAACAAGTAGAAAAACTGCCCATCACCACGAAGTAAACCTGATTTCCCTAAACACCGTGTTTTCATCCTCACTGCAAATGTTTTGTTGAGATCTTGATATTTCAATTGCAGGTCTGGAGACATAACTCAAGAATCTGTGAGTACTTTAGCTTCATCTATACGTGAACTTTTACACCTGAAGGTATGGTACAGctacttatatatataaataaatatacacacacacacacatatatgcaaACATGTTTTTTGACCTATTCTGATGCACTTgggttttattattaatattcttGAAGTATTTGCTCCGTTCATGTTTAGTTGTAGAATTATCGACTTAGCCATTTTGTTTTACTCTGTATCTTTGTTAGAGTTCTATGTTCTAATTTTTCATATCAGCTCATTCACCTGCGCATTCACTAAGTTTGCATATTCTATTTCTCTTTTGAGTCTTATTTGTCGAAATCTTgcaatttcattatatttagtGGCGAGTATTCTTTTTTGCTTTTTTCCCCCAAAATGTGTTCCTCTCTGACAGATTatgatacaattttttttttgttcactaCAGAAATCTGGAAATGAAGACTTTCAGTCTGGAAGGTATACAGAAGCTGTGGAGCATTACACTCTTGCTATATCAAAAAGTGTTGATTCACGTCCTTTCATGGCTATCTGCTTCTGCAATCGTGCTGCTGCATACCAATCAATTGGTCAGATTATTGATGCAATTGCAGATTGTAGTGTAGCCCTTGCTCTGGATGAAAATTACCAAAAGGTTCGGCTACATAACCAAAAAGTGACTAGAAATTCTTGGCATAAAGATAAAGTTAGTCGTCTTCAGTTTCCCCCTATATGTTATCCATATTTGTTTGATGTTATGCTTTGAAGCATTATCCTTTTTCGTAGACCATGTGATATTTGTTTATCTGCACCAGTCGATGAATTATCTGGTAGAAGTTTTTTCCATGGTAATGTAGATAATCcccttttattttgtattttcattatattttgattgtctgATCAACGTACTCATAGATGAGAAGGTCTTGAAAACATAACCGATAGATGTACTCATATATGAGATGGCCCTGAAAACATAATAGATATGTAATCCTTTTTTTGTCTTTTCTTGATATTTTATACCTTCTCTTGCTGATATGTCTGCTCACATCACTTTGCAGGCATTATCTAGGAGAGCCACTTTACATGAGACAATCAGAGACTACAAGCAGGCAACTTATGATCTGCTGAAACTGATCTCTCTTCTTGAAAGTCGATTACAAGAAAAGACTCGGCAGTCTGGTTCTCAAAATAGATCAGGTGGAAGCAACAGAAAGGATTTAAGAAAAGCTCGTCGACTAATTTCGAAAATCGAAGCTGAAGCCAAAAAGGAAATTCCTTTGAATTTTTACCTCATTTTGTAAGTCTATCGATCATGTCACTTTTCAATTATCCTCATTGAGAATGTCGCCAATTAATCTAAATTCTGACCTGCAGAGGAATCAAAGCTTCTGATACAGAATCTGAGATTAAGAAAGCTTACAGAAAGGCAGCTCTCAGACATCATCCAGATAAGGTCTTTGCTTTCTGTCCCTTTTTCTCTCATTCAAGTTGGTTAACATCTGCTTGGGTATTTGCTTACTTTGACGAAGTTTGTGCTCATACAGGCTATTCAGTTCTTGATCAAGAGTGATGTAGGAGACGATGGGACGTTCTGGAAGGATGTCGGTGAGAAAATTCATAGTGATGCTGACAAGCTATTTAAAATCATCGGAGAGGCATACACAGTACTCTTAGATTCTTGCAAGGTATTACATTCAtggaattattttatattattgcaggaaaaaataaataaatccagAAACCGGgaaaatattatgttattttcTAGAAAAAATCGATGATCGTATTCgttacatttatttttaaagtatcCTACGCACACAATCGAATTAAAATGCTCACACGTAAGGCTAGGGGAAAACAACTCGGTTGAAAGAATTTGTTGTATCATTCAGTTACGATGTTGGCTCCTTCCAAAAATCTAAAGATTGGGTCATGACATGTATATATGGCCTTCCactgagaatttttttttaataatttttttggcagAGATCGAAGTATGATAACGAAGAGAAGAAGAGGAATGTTTCAACGAATAGCAGCAATAAAAGTAGTGATTCTGGACGTCCCTCGACGTCTTACAGTTCCCCGTTTGAAAGAGGAAACTGGTCTGGTGGACAAGCTGGTTATGACACCTCATCTGAAAGACACAACAGCCGGAGGTATTGGCACGACCGATGGCGGAGCAactattaaattgatttttgtttttcatttttttattataacattgGGTGGGTTTGGGGTTTTTTTTTAGCTCAtgtggcggcggcggcggcggtgtTATATTTCAGTTAACTGTGTATAAAATATGACAGCATCTACCAAAAAAATTACCCCTTCAAATTTTGTGCTCTGCTCTGCTTCACTGCACTTCAAAGCTCATTTTGGATATGTACAAAACAATCAATTTTTTGTACAATGTGTCACTCTTTGACAATGATGTTTATAATCTCGTGATTCTCTTTAACACTGATATTGTTCCTAAACTAGATTCTTGGAGCACAAAGGCATGCTTGCTTTTGATTTTCTTTGCTTATGATATATGAAGATGTGTATTCTTGTTACCAGTTGTCATTGCTATGATGGTGCAATtcttttcttgtaaaaaccctAAATTTGACATGCGCTCTAATTATTTGCGCTTGGATTGGTTTGGCCGAATCAATTGtaagtggatttcaaattcattctaCATCAAATTACGTCACTTCTATGATAAAATTTCTATcataatatgaatatatttgaGATCTTTCTCATATATTCGCCTCCAAATCTACCTATTCAAGCACAACCCAAATCACTTTTAACACAAATTAATGGGATTACCTTGCCAAGTACTACTGTGTCGTACAAGTTTTAGGATTTCTTCTCGCCGTGCCCGTGTCAATGAAAAATGGTAGAAAACAATTAAAGACATATAGGCTATGTAAGTTAAATTCATTGCAGCGAGTGGGGTTTTCCTTCAGCAAGAACGCAACCAAATAGATAGAGCAATCGGAAGATGCTCATCGTTAATTGCACTCTGCACAAGCCATATCACCTTTCTCGCTGCCTAGTTCGATTCCTTTCTTCTCTAACAACCAACCCTCCTATTTACCAGTGAAATTTATCTTTGACCTTTTAAATATTCTGAATACATACTCCATAGGGTTTTCTTCAGTAGACATAAGACGCGTTTTTGTAATTTTCAGACTACGTTCATCGGACTGTGTAGAAGAGGTGAGCAGTTATCACCCAGGTGAtgagaaatatatatatctcCTGTACAGGGCCTGTGGTTTGGGTAAATTTTACTATAAATCAAACATGGATGTGGGGTGATTAGCAGTATATAACATCTCTTGTCCAATGTGCTGAACGGTACACGAGTGTTGCCAATGAATCAGTATTTGTTAAGACAATGGTCAGAATGAAATCACACACCATGCAAATGATAAAGAGGTGACTTTTTGACAAAGTGTGGGGGAAACCCATCACTTTGTAACTAGGTAGACTAAAAATATTTCTGCATAAAGTAAACAATACAGCACCATTAACAAACTCACGAAAGAAAGGGAAACAACAAataattgaaaagaaaaaagaaacgaAAGTGAGACCAAAACAACACAAGATCGCAGTGCAGATGTTGAGTGCATTGCCCTACGCAACGACGAAAGGCAGAACAGTTAACATGAAGGCTTCATACGTAAAAGTGGCTGAACCAGAAAACGAGGTATCCTTCTCCTTGAATTTTTCAGTCAGCCCCTTAACAGTGAGACAGCACCTGACCAAGGAAAAATGGGAAATGAGGTCATGAAACTTGGTAAGAGTTATTATTGTATTCTTGGTATATGGTACGTAGAATGTAAGTCATACTCGATGAAATTGTCATATTCAACGGCCTTGTTTGTTCCACCACTTTTGTCAAACTTTGAAACCAGTAACTCCAGAACTGTGGGAGACACTGAGAATCCGAGACTAAGAAGTGCTTCTCTCAATTCATTTGAGTCAATCCTCCCACTCCTGTCCCTAtcaaatctctcaaaaatagcCTGAAAAATGAGGAACCAATCAGATAAACGCATTCTTAAATTTAGGAAAGTATCAAAGTATCAAATTGCAGAGATACAAAGGAGTTGAGACTAACCCTCCAGCTCTGAAGACTGTAAAAGACTTGTGTAAATTCCTTTGGACCTGTTTCAAGATAGGATAATAAACCAATGACCAACATGTTTTAGATTAATCAAAGAATCGACATACTAAAGCACTCGAGCTCTGTAAACACGTAAATTTGATTCTACAaagaataagaaaaattttactgATTATTGAACTGATAAAAAATAGGATTATTTACAAAAAGGAATGGGAATGAGGTGACCACTACACATCTATGATCCAAATTAATGGGTAAAAGTATTAAGAGCACTAAAAGTCTACAAGTACATGACTTTTAAAGATATCGACAACTTTCGACGCACTTGCAAGCATAGAAAGAAACCACATGCTCGCAGAATCCCACTCAAAAAAACCGTTGGGAGCACAGGTTCAGGGCTTATCACCTAAGAACACATTGAAAAAACAGGATCTATCGGCAAGACAACCAAATTTATGATGTTCTCACTTTTTCATTATACTTGGACTAAGGAGTAAGGACGGTGGCATCAGATTTAATATATTAGACCATTGAGAGTTGAGACGATACCCAGATAATCAAGTCCTCAATTCCACTCACTCCCCAATAAAAATCTACTATATGCACATGGATATATGCTGAAGAAATGTGGccttaaaaaaggaaaaatcaaATCCCTATCAgaataacacaaaaaaaatagtatttaatGCAGCTTCATTCTTAAGCTATTATTTGGATATTAGAAGAAATATGttctatcattttattttattttatcaaggAGACAGTACAATTACCTCTCAAGACATGATCTAAAGTCAACATCcagaattaaaaaattattttcatgcaCAACACTCTGCCTCTAATGCCAAAGTCAAATTCAAAAAAAGTCCATATACAATTAAACGGCCGACAGCAGCCGCATGAACGTGAGTCGTGAACgaaatttagttttattttcaGCATTTTCTTTCATATCAGTTGTGGCAGTAGAGCCTCCGAATTGATGAGATCGCAACCAACATGAAAGATAATGACATTCCAGTTTTTATCACACAAAGACGGACCTAAAGAGAGTAAAATCACCTACCGATCTTCCTCGTGTTAGTGTTGGTGAAGAGATACATGAGAAGATGTACAGTCCTCAACCCAAAGCTCTGATTATAAGTCGAGAGTGCACTCTGAAGCTCCTTATCGTCAATAAACCCACTTCCATCCCGATCCGCCGCCTGGAAGCACGCGATCACGTTAGGGTCCGTCCCCGGCGGGAAAGCCGAGGGGGTGAGCGCGGCGAAGGGGGTACCGTACGGAGCAGAAGGAGGAGGGGTAGGATAACCGCCATAGGGCTGTTGGGGAGCGCCATAGGGCTGCTGGGGAGCGCCATAGTTGTTACTGGGAGGAGCTGAAGGCGTTGAGTATGGAGTGGGAACGGGCGCGTAAGGAGAAGACTGGTTGGGAGGTGGTGGACCTCCAGGTGGAGGATGGCCGGCGGATGGGTAGGATTGAGACGGTGGCGGAGCGCCGTAGGGGTAGCCGGAGGGATTCTGGTTGGGGTAGTTGGACATTATGGACACACGtagatgcaaataaaattttgttcagTGGAATTGGATAATTTATAGAGCTAAATGAATAAGGGTAGCTTCTTTGCCCCTGTAACTGACCGATATTACGAATTTACCAGTAACTTATATAAATCTCACTCGTTAGTTTCGTATCTACTTCTATGTACAATTAACGTACGAGATCTAATCAATTTTGTGGcatgaatttttaatttgatttataaaaatatattattgtatatatcaaaataaatataaattgataataagTCTCACGAATTAAGATTTGTAAGACCGTTTCGTACAAGaattattattttctataatagtaatattattattgtCCAAGATATTAAATCGTGTTGCAAATaaagatttgaaattattgaatgttgaaaataagagttataaatattgaaaattaatgtgtgatgatgtatgtaatgatttatttatttttagattattttcaaataaactCTATAAATAAGTCtttcaatttgtgaagaagaacacaattgagtagacaaaattttataaaatgtgtagtttaatatgttttatgagtttgagatttttactttttatcgtaaa
This sequence is a window from Primulina huaijiensis isolate GDHJ02 chromosome 13, ASM1229523v2, whole genome shotgun sequence. Protein-coding genes within it:
- the LOC140991388 gene encoding uncharacterized protein isoform X1, with amino-acid sequence MSPPITTAQPAFEMPKTNCKTNRDSMSWGPFDFTSIPSHTAGFDCSKTGSEIANISGRIKPRPKRMSREQMGASRSVLNSAKIDLGLNGFDRKLKADGELWNVFEGCREKLASTETERNADINRKLKQFESSGNQTSYFSSSLISSTSNSHSKDGDFRFASDRSSSNLEASLKNGTFVFCARKAGCATVKVDESPKVDGFGSDKYDPTSCVKLDQHCVEKNGSQQSGDEFGKDKSANFVFGACGNGSVKCNFGSQSQNPGKLLNNDAIDKEVGNVVPDVMAEFELGSYGDSEKVSPPHVRLSSKSVDSIGKDNINYMFGSYSDSKISIDLEKNPTCNNGRSSDVKDGGIENTVFDTKFQNGCLNGVFTFGGLRGREFFSSDGTTKLVHEMNQLNKEKAEESKRFVEHDFKIGSCRNGESTSDCNTEGAFVEGHIFNLTNEMKRMNVSYGAGNDKTAKFTSNMCANVNNVFVFGRSSINENHLKILSEKIPDKSPLSHDNPQLNKTSSFFSSVEIESCHSREFFHVPTMNKDENDGINITSKLAGLDSSDMDLKFSFSSVDHVASNSNRKHTKRRKGKKANGKLRERTVMQQLSGQNHEDKVDLSQQNHESPRCGSPMDFSPYQNSDCSKAPPAAMDSGVKGEHAGFKKDFVEDNEKSHDDESNTNLSTSLPAQDGLTAIKHQYEKKYKSKVGSNHTVQGDNFDKENSRPGSEGTATHDTCEHWRIRGNEAYQAGKFSKAEELYTMGINSTPRTNNLECSMKPLLLCYSNRAATRMTLGRMREAISDCTLAAASDSNFFKVILRAGTCHLVLGEVEDAIKCYNKCLESVTNVCLDRRVTIEAADRLQRAKRVSNLMHESDKLLKERSHDAVNSALESIAEALSISMYSDKLLEMKGRALCFLRMYHELIKLCEQTLDIAEKNFTSDHLDDRSCKSSYARLWRWYLQAKSHYHLGRLDVALDLMEQVEKLPITTKSGDITQESVSTLASSIRELLHLKKSGNEDFQSGRYTEAVEHYTLAISKSVDSRPFMAICFCNRAAAYQSIGQIIDAIADCSVALALDENYQKALSRRATLHETIRDYKQATYDLLKLISLLESRLQEKTRQSGSQNRSGGSNRKDLRKARRLISKIEAEAKKEIPLNFYLILGIKASDTESEIKKAYRKAALRHHPDKAIQFLIKSDVGDDGTFWKDVGEKIHSDADKLFKIIGEAYTVLLDSCKRSKYDNEEKKRNVSTNSSNKSSDSGRPSTSYSSPFERGNWSGGQAGYDTSSERHNSRRYWHDRWRSNY
- the LOC140991388 gene encoding uncharacterized protein isoform X2, giving the protein MPKTDCKTNWDSISWGPFDFTSSSSDTAGFDCSKMGSETTNLSGRIKPRPKRMSREQMGASRSVLNSAKIDLGLNGFDRKLKADGELWNVFEGCREKLASTETERNADINRKLKQFESSGNQTSYFSSSLISSTSNSHSKDGDFRFASDRSSSNLEASLKNGTFVFCARKAGCATVKVDESPKVDGFGSDKYDPTSCVKLDQHCVEKNGSQQSGDEFGKDKSANFVFGACGNGSVKCNFGSQSQNPGKLLNNDAIDKEVGNVVPDVMAEFELGSYGDSEKVSPPHVRLSSKSVDSIGKDNINYMFGSYSDSKISIDLEKNPTCNNGRSSDVKDGGIENTVFDTKFQNGCLNGVFTFGGLRGREFFSSDGTTKLVHEMNQLNKEKAEESKRFVEHDFKIGSCRNGESTSDCNTEGAFVEGHIFNLTNEMKRMNVSYGAGNDKTAKFTSNMCANVNNVFVFGRSSINENHLKILSEKIPDKSPLSHDNPQLNKTSSFFSSVEIESCHSREFFHVPTMNKDENDGINITSKLAGLDSSDMDLKFSFSSVDHVASNSNRKHTKRRKGKKANGKLRERTVMQQLSGQNHEDKVDLSQQNHESPRCGSPMDFSPYQNSDCSKAPPAAMDSGVKGEHAGFKKDFVEDNEKSHDDESNTNLSTSLPAQDGLTAIKHQYEKKYKSKVGSNHTVQGDNFDKENSRPGSEGTATHDTCEHWRIRGNEAYQAGKFSKAEELYTMGINSTPRTNNLECSMKPLLLCYSNRAATRMTLGRMREAISDCTLAAASDSNFFKVILRAGTCHLVLGEVEDAIKCYNKCLESVTNVCLDRRVTIEAADRLQRAKRVSNLMHESDKLLKERSHDAVNSALESIAEALSISMYSDKLLEMKGRALCFLRMYHELIKLCEQTLDIAEKNFTSDHLDDRSCKSSYARLWRWYLQAKSHYHLGRLDVALDLMEQVEKLPITTKSGDITQESVSTLASSIRELLHLKKSGNEDFQSGRYTEAVEHYTLAISKSVDSRPFMAICFCNRAAAYQSIGQIIDAIADCSVALALDENYQKALSRRATLHETIRDYKQATYDLLKLISLLESRLQEKTRQSGSQNRSGGSNRKDLRKARRLISKIEAEAKKEIPLNFYLILGIKASDTESEIKKAYRKAALRHHPDKAIQFLIKSDVGDDGTFWKDVGEKIHSDADKLFKIIGEAYTVLLDSCKRSKYDNEEKKRNVSTNSSNKSSDSGRPSTSYSSPFERGNWSGGQAGYDTSSERHNSRRYWHDRWRSNY